A stretch of the Actinoalloteichus fjordicus genome encodes the following:
- a CDS encoding uroporphyrinogen-III synthase, whose product MTAHRTTEAGELLPLAGFTVGVTAARRAEELVALLERKGAVVVHAPAIRIIPLADDVRLRAATEAVLRAPVDAVVVTTAIGFRGWLEAAEGWGLGNGLLGRLGAARLLTRGPKSRGAVRAAGLIETWSPPTESNAEMLGHLLSDGVAGRRIVVQLHGEPQPEFVAALREAGADVVEVPVYRWQPPLDSAPLHRLVDAILTRQIDALAFTSAPAASNLLAVAAETGREELLLAELRRDVLVACVGSICAGPLAARRVPVVRPERARIGALVRELAVTLPARAGRLWIAAREVELRGHAAVVDGMLRPVPRAPMAVFRALAATPGRVVPRRRLLAALPTGGDEHAVETAIGRLRTALGEPRLVQTVVKRGYRLAVDPP is encoded by the coding sequence ATGACAGCACACCGGACGACCGAGGCAGGCGAGCTGCTGCCGCTGGCCGGGTTCACGGTGGGAGTCACGGCCGCGCGTCGGGCGGAGGAACTGGTCGCGCTGCTGGAGCGCAAGGGCGCGGTGGTGGTGCACGCCCCCGCCATCCGCATCATTCCGCTGGCCGACGACGTGCGGCTGCGGGCCGCCACGGAGGCGGTGTTGCGGGCCCCGGTGGACGCGGTGGTGGTGACCACGGCGATCGGCTTCCGGGGCTGGCTGGAGGCCGCCGAGGGCTGGGGGCTGGGCAACGGGCTGCTGGGCAGGCTCGGGGCGGCCCGGCTGCTGACCAGGGGGCCGAAGTCTCGCGGCGCGGTGCGGGCGGCCGGGCTGATCGAGACGTGGTCGCCGCCGACGGAGAGCAACGCCGAGATGCTCGGTCACCTGCTGTCCGACGGGGTGGCGGGCCGCCGCATCGTGGTCCAGCTCCACGGCGAGCCCCAGCCGGAGTTCGTGGCCGCGCTGCGCGAGGCGGGCGCCGACGTCGTGGAGGTGCCGGTCTATCGGTGGCAGCCGCCGCTGGACTCGGCGCCGCTGCACCGGCTGGTGGACGCGATCCTGACCCGGCAGATCGACGCCCTCGCGTTCACCAGCGCGCCCGCGGCGAGCAATCTGCTGGCGGTGGCGGCGGAGACGGGCCGAGAGGAGCTGCTGCTGGCGGAGCTGCGCCGCGACGTGCTGGTGGCCTGCGTCGGCTCGATCTGCGCCGGACCGTTGGCGGCCCGGCGGGTCCCGGTGGTGCGGCCGGAGCGGGCCAGGATCGGCGCGCTCGTTCGGGAGTTGGCGGTGACGCTGCCCGCCAGGGCCGGGCGGCTGTGGATCGCCGCCCGTGAGGTCGAGCTGCGCGGCCACGCGGCGGTCGTCGACGGGATGCTGCGGCCGGTACCTCGGGCGCCGATGGCGGTCTTCCGGGCGCTGGCCGCGACACCGGGGCGCGTCGTGCCGAGGCGGCGACTGCTGGCGGCCCTGCCGACCGGCGGGGACGAGCACGCCGTGGAGACCGCGATCGGCAGGCTCCGCACCGCCCTCGGCGAGCCGAGGCTCGTCCAGACCGTCGTCAAACGCGGGTATCGGCTGGCCGTGGACCCGCCGTGA
- the nirD gene encoding nitrite reductase small subunit NirD encodes MTALFESTWVSVCDLRMLQRERGVAALLPGGDQVAVFRTHDDQLFALDNLDPVSGAAVLSRGIVGDRAGSPVVSSPMHKQVFDLQTGRCLDDPAVSVRAHPVRLVAGAVQVGRP; translated from the coding sequence ATGACCGCATTGTTCGAGTCGACCTGGGTGAGCGTCTGCGACCTGAGGATGTTGCAGCGCGAGCGCGGGGTGGCCGCGCTGCTGCCGGGCGGGGATCAGGTCGCGGTGTTCCGCACTCATGACGACCAGCTCTTCGCCCTGGACAATCTCGACCCGGTGAGCGGGGCGGCCGTGTTGTCCCGAGGCATCGTCGGTGACCGCGCGGGCAGCCCGGTCGTCAGCTCGCCCATGCACAAGCAGGTGTTCGACCTGCAGACGGGACGCTGTCTCGACGATCCGGCCGTCTCGGTCCGGGCCCATCCGGTCCGGCTCGTGGCGGGGGCCGTTCAGGTGGGACGTCCATGA